In one window of Helianthus annuus cultivar XRQ/B chromosome 17, HanXRQr2.0-SUNRISE, whole genome shotgun sequence DNA:
- the LOC110925461 gene encoding uncharacterized protein LOC110925461: MIEVLELEDFMESLGNVMVTDARDKWVWSPDKSGLFSTRSFKSIAAAECNEEVGFRVKGCGWVPSKCRIFMWRVDLDRIPTRAALVKRNISVESVDCALCGEGVETVEHLFTACNVTMRVWNRFSEWVKIPPIFAFSFKDILSIHKGGNGDKKVKGIIRGLVMVTCWAIWKARNDKIFGNGQGNSEDIFGAVRSLGFFWLKNRSAHKNIVWREWCNYPLYMF; this comes from the coding sequence ATGATTGAAGTTTTGGAGCTAGAAGATTTCATGGAGTCCTTGGGTAATGTGATGGTTACGGACGCTAGGGACAAATGGGTCTGGTCTCCCGATAAGTCGGGACTGTTTTCCACGAGATCTTTCAAGTCCATTGCAGCGGCTGAGTGTAACGAGGAGGTCGGCTTCAGGGTTAAGGGCTGCGGATGGGTCCCTTCGAAGTGCAGAATCTTTATGTGGAGGGTTGACTTGGATCGTATCCCTACGAGAGCGGCGCTTGTTAAAAGAAATATTTCGGTTGAATCCGTGGACTGTGCTCTATGCGGGGAAGGAGTCGAAACGGTCGAGCATTTATTCACGGCTTGCAACGTCACCATGAGGGTGTGGAATCGGTTCAGCGAGTGGGTCAAAATCCCGCCAATTTTTGCTTTCTCATTCAAAGACATTTTGAGTATCCATAAAGGAGGTAACGGGGATAAAAAGGTTAAAGGGATAATTCGGGGGCTTGTTATGGTTACGTGTTGGGCTATTTGGAAAGCGAGAAACGATAAAATTTTCGGTAACGGTCAAGGGAATAGCGAAGATATCTTTGGGGCTGTGAGATCTTTGGGATTCTTTTGGTTAAAAAATAGATCCGCTCATAAGAATATAGTTTGGAGAGAGTGGTGTAATTATCCTTTGTATATGTTTTAG
- the LOC110920827 gene encoding probable galacturonosyltransferase-like 9 produces MTSSPLLILLLTSLPLLCVSIRSFPTTDDIISDDLFGFTESPDYRNGEHCRSDDVTVHIAMTLDSEYLRGSIAAVHSVLRHTSCPENIFFHFIAAEFDPASPRVLTRLVRNIFTSLNFKVYIFREDSVINLISSSIRVALENPLNYARNYLGDILDPNINRVIYLDTDVVLVDDVKKLWNIPLSHTRVIGAPEYCHANFTNYFTTTFWSDPVLTRTAFGSSDKTKSKGKSKNPCYFNTGVMVMDLKKWRLGNYRSKIEYWMEVQRKKRIYELGSLPPFLLVFAGNIEPIDHRWNQHGLGGDNVKGSCRSLHPGPVSLLHWSGKGKPWVRYDEKRPCPLDHVWKPYDLYNRGSQPLDLFQLVVVF; encoded by the coding sequence ATGACGTCATCACCATTACTCATTCTTCTACTCACATCTCTTCCATTACTCTGCGTATCAATCCGTTCGTTTCCGACGACCGATGACATCATCTCCGACGATCTCTTCGGTTTCACCGAATCACCGGACTATCGCAACGGCGAACACTGCCGGTCCGATGACGTCACCGTTCACATCGCGATGACACTCGATTCAGAGTATCTCCGTGGATCAATCGCCGCCGTACACTCCGTCCTCCGCCACACATCCTGTCCGGAAAACATCTTCTTCCACTTCATCGCTGCTGAATTCGATCCGGCGAGTCCACGTGTCCTCACGCGATTGGTTAGAAACATCTTCACATCTCTCAATTTCAAAGTTTACATTTTCCGTGAAGACTCTGTTATTAACTTGATTTCGTCATCAATCCGGGTCGCACTCGAGAACCCGTTGAATTACGCCCGTAACTATCTGGGCGACATTCTCGACCCGAATATAAACCGGGTCATTTACCTCGACACCGACGTCGTTTTGGTAGACGACGTTAAAAAACTCTGGAACATTCCGTTATCCCACACCCGGGTTATCGGAGCCCCGGAATATTGTCACGCGAACTTCACAAATTATTTCACCACCACCTTCTGGTCCGACCCGGTTTTGACCCGAACGGCATTCGGGTCTAGCGATAAAACTAAAAGTAAAGGTAAAAGTAAAAATCCGTGTTATTTTAACACAGGTGTGATGGTAATGGATCTAAAAAAATGGCGGTTAGGAAATTACCGCAGTAAAATTGAGTATTGGATGGAAGTTCAACGAAAAAAGAGGATCTATGAGTTAGGGTCGTTACCACCGTTTTTACTGGTGTTTGCCGGTAATATCGAGCCGATTGACCACAGGTGGAACCAGCATGGGCTGGGTGGGGATAATGTGAAGGGGAGTTGCCGGTCGTTGCACCCGGGTCCGGTGAGTTTGTTGCATTGGAGTGGGAAAGGGAAGCCGTGGGTGCGGTATGATGAGAAGAGACCGTGTCCGTTGGATCATGTTTGGAAGCCGTATGATTTGTATAACCGGGGGTCTCAGCCGTTGGATTTGTTTCAGTTAGTTGTAGTTTTTTAG